The Glycine soja cultivar W05 unplaced genomic scaffold, ASM419377v2 tig00104511_1_pilon_84547_1256723, whole genome shotgun sequence genome contains a region encoding:
- the LOC114404544 gene encoding golgin subfamily A member 4-like isoform X5 — protein sequence MQEADGLDMKKSYQSTDPVIDGQKELSLSEVGESDQSLSGIALEKIRVEEASHEAEQLRKSIELLSSQFLLEARGAVSDLDPLASSSVLSDNDISEAFQSLKEELFLANLMKNIFNTQLAEQLESDDQRHQLVDEISQLHASHNKVNDKNQQLTEELANCHVELHDISSKNVEVQNQFNAAMAEVEALSVRVIELQNSFDVSHKDSLELSRELADCRGLISSLQVEKKGMNETLNLMIAEKNKLVEEKEFHLCESKNLATELADFKSLMEGVRVENSNLIDRISLVTEERNKIEAEIEHLKHEIDRLSLDLVENKDLVASLEAENSNLNRNLALSADKIKNLEDENQRHSSEIIALNEQLSTEKAERMRFEGDLKEATVHLEQISKENVFLNDTLDKQKAKIEEIGKEHSQPLSQPRDLGNQAHVARTQSKGLEIAIANDSLHMDQEPDEGALGGPHVNILEHEVFDDSHGFVSLKACSDEVEKVLVKLEKAIDVLHSQSVSSSRAGEKVSSPVVSKLIQAFESKVQEDEHETESRDSSDVLSSSNSFIMLTKEQIGDLKKLLSKWKLNVQIAGTLFNGERDDRKTGDAKYSDLKDQFEQLKQHCSDLEASNIELAVQYETAKQLLGDIQEKKCLLEEFYDALKQEDTHLKAKNNELYEKLGYCQSKISELHTEMNDVKQISNDMASTVGSQLENLQKEVTERAMLLEQGWNMTIAQIVELVGKLKESVGETLCTTVSSDAYGNLDICHQLEVSVNAAAEMIFDLQKKLEATYSEHEIMCTSYKEMNSKCDDLLGRNELAVSLLHKMYSDLRKLVFSNGGTMDEDKIDLQSEVLPDLLNYNSYQPILKHIGNILTEKLELESVTKEIKSELMHRETELEELKMKCLGLDSVSKLIEDVVGVLNVDISKIDINKSPLSCLDSLVSSLVQKTRDTEIQYHTTKEGYGSKEMELAELKEKMHFLDTLRLENENEILVLKESLHQAEEALTVAHSELHKKANELEHSEQRVSSIREKLSIAVAKGKGLVVQRDGLKQSLAETSSELERCLQELQLKDTRLHEVETKVKTYAEAGERVEALESELSYIRNSSNALRESFLLKDSMLQRIEEILEDLDLPEQFHSRDIIEKIDWLASSVSANSLPINDWEQKEAMGGGSYSDAGYVVTDSWKDDSQLRPDSDDFRKKFEELQSKYYGLAEQNEMLEQSLMERNSLVQRWEELVNRVEMPSHLQSMETEDKIECIGSALTEANHHIDSMQLKIEKYDSYCGLLNADLEESQRTVSALQEDLSALTSEREHLSEKMESLVYEYEKLSLQTREAELENGKLHDEITSLKDKLEHKTAIEEQIFTIEGKIRKLRDLVGDALSESETENMVSGSANIDSLEELLEKLVEKLNMERKPSAQTREAELENEKLHTEISSLKDKLEQKAAIEEQIFTIDGKIRKLQDLVGDALSVPETENLVSCSANIDSLEELLRKLIENHAKLSLMKPAYGVVGDGLHSQKEDATLLEERSMDVHDKEAADIDIYKRDLEESSNELMHVKEERNRSLEKQISLSGEVEALTKRIEELQGLLNQEEQKSASFREELASEVETLTKRNEELQGLLNQEEQKSASVREKLSGEVETLTKRIDELLGLLNQEEQKSASFREKLNVAVRKGKSLVQQRDSLKQTIKDMTVEMEHLKSEINNRENTLGEQEQKLRQLSTYPDRLEALESESLLLKKHLEETEHHLQDQEYSLKLILNKLGEIEVGGEGHISDPVKKLELVGKLFSDLHSAVASLEQESRKSKRASELLLAELNEVQERNDSFQEELAKVTAELVDLRRERDSAEAAKLEAVAHLEEGKKSHFSDIMELKSSMNQVCKSFGEVQNLLCNAFFMDLESYRKVEAGLESCMKGNNDKNVVDSSITKEHDGILHCSSANKKSSVSADPWSDFDRIDHYDDNTIVEISRLFGHQLQELMVEVSSLRERINMHSSLAQETDKTLSKLIASIQREMTSQKEACETMKKEVSERDGELAVLRGNVAYLYEACINSVIVLENGKAELVGRKVESSDLGINLEIPSFDDGISEECIKTLTDRLLLSAKGFASLKTEFLDANQKEMKATITNLQRELQEKDVQRDRICSELVKQIKDAEAAANSYSQDLQAFSLQEHNIKKEVEAIEAERKILEQRVNELQDRQETAAELEEKMRSQTGLLAAKDQEIEALMHALDEEETQMEELTNKIVDLETVVQQKNQEIENLGSSRGKVMKKLSITVSKFDELHHLSASLLSEVEKLQSQLLERDTEISFLRQEVTRCTNDALLASQMSNQSSDEIFEFLMWVDTIVSHDGVHDIHPDMKSNSKVHECKEILHKKLTSLLSELENLREVAESKDAMLQIERSKVEELNCKTETLETSLHEKELQLNLLEGVEETGKGAGTSSEIVEVEPAMNDWSSSGAFVTPQVRSLRKGNSDHVAIAVDVDPGSTSRIEDEEDDKVHGFKSLTTSRIVPRFTRPLTDLIDGLWVSCDRTLMRQPILRLGIIIYWAIMHALLAFFVV from the exons ATGCAGGAAGCTGATGGTTTGGACATGAAGAAATCTTATCAAAGCACTGATCCTGTGATTGATGGTCAAAAGGAGCTTTCTTTGTCTGAGGTTGGTGAGAGTGACCAGTCTCTTTCGGGAATTGCTTTGGAGAAGATTAGAGTTGAGGAGGCATCTCATGAAGCTGAGCAACTACGCAAGTCAATTGAATTACTCTCCTCTCAGTTTCTGCTCGAGGCAAGAGGAGCAGTCTCTGATTTGGATCCTTTAGCCAGTAGTTCAGTTCTATCAGACAATGACATTTCAGAAGCATTTCAGAGTCTCAAAGAAGAATTGTTTCTtgcaaatttaatgaaaaatatatttaacactCAACTAGCTGAACAACTGGAGTCTGATGATCAGCGTCACCAGTTGGTTGATGAAATATCTCAGCTTCATGCTTCTCATAATAAAGTAAATGACAAGAATCAACAACTTACTGAAGAACTTGCTAATTGCCATGTTGAACTACATGATATTTCTAGCAAGAACGTAGAAgtacaaaatcaatttaatgcTGCCATGGCTGAGGTGGAAGCACTTTCTGTCAGAGTGATTGAGCTGCAGAATAGTTTTGATGTGTCCCACAAAGATTCGTTGGAATTGTCCAGAGAGTTGGCTGACTGCAGAGGCTTGATCTCAAGTTTACAGGTGGAAAAGAAGGGCATGAATGAAACTCTTAATTTGATGATTGCTGAGAAAAATAAACTTGTGGAGGAGAAGGAATTTCATCTATGTGAAAGTAAGAATCTGGCAACTGAATTGGCTGACTTCAAGAGTTTGATGGAAGGAGTAAGAGTTGAGAATTCCAACTTAATTGACAGGATCTCTTTGGTGACTGAAGAGAGGAATaagattgaagcagaaattgAGCATCTCAAACATGAGATTGACAGACTGTCATTAGATTtggttgaaaataaagatttggtGGCAAGTCTAGAGGCAGAAAATTCCAACTTAAATCGTAACCTTGCATTGTCAGCTGATAAGATTAAAAATCTTGAAGATGAGAATCAAAGACACTCTTCTGAAATCATTGCCCTAAATGAGCAATTGTCTACAGAAAAGGCGGAACGAATGAGGTTTGAAGGTGACCTTAAAGAAGCCACAGTGCACTTGGAACAAATTTCCAAGGAAAATGTGTTTCTCAATGACACTTTGGATAAGCAAAAGGCCAAGATAGAAGAAATTGGAAAGGAGCACAGCCAACCACTATCTCAACCTAGGGACCTTGGAAATCAAGCTCATGTTGCACGTACACAAAGTAAGGGCCTTGAAATTGCTATTGCTAACGATTCTCTGCATATGGATCAGGAGCCAGATGAAGGGGCACTAGGAGGACCACATGTGAATATACTTGAGCATGAAGTCTTTGATGATTCTCATGGGTTTGTTTCATTGAAAGCTTGCTCGGATGAGGTAGAGAAAGTTCTGGTGAAGCTTGAAAAGGCAATTGATGTGTTGCATTCTCAATCAGTATCCTCCAGCAGGGCCGGTGAAAAAGTTTCTTCGCCTGTGGTTTCGAAATTGATACAGGCTTTTGAATCAAAAGTACAAGAAGATGAGCATGAGACAGAAAGTAGGGATTCCAGTGATGTTCTGTCATCATCAAACTCATTTATTATGTTAACTAAAGAGCAAATTGGAGATTTGAAAAAATTGCTTTCAAAGTGGAAGCTGAATGTTCAGATTGCAGGTACATTATTCAATGGGGAGCGAGATGATCGGAAAACTGGTGATGCAAAGTACAGTGATCTCAAGGACCAGTTTGAACAATTGAAGCAACATTGCTCAGATTTGGAAGCATCCAACATTGAACTTGCAGTTCAATATGAAACTGCAAAGCAACTTCTGGGTGATATTCAAGAAAAGAAATGCCTTCTTGAGGAATTCTATGATGCTTTAAAGCAAGAAGATACCCATCTCAAAGCCAAAAATAATGAACTTTATGAGAAGCTTGGCTATTGTCAGTCAAAAATTAGTGAATTGCATACTGAAATGAATGATGTgaaacaaatttcaaatgatATGGCTTCTACTGTTGGCAGTCAACTGGAAAATTTGCAGAAGGAGGTGACAGAGAGGGCAATGCTACTTGAGCAAGGCTGGAATATGACTATTGCCCAGATTGTTGAGTTAGTTGGGAAGCTGAAAGAATCAGTTGGTGAAACTTTGTGCACAACTGTTTCTTCTGATGCTTATGGCAACTTGGATATCTGTCATCAGTTAGAAGTTTCAGTTAATGCAGCCGCTGAAATGATTTTTGATCTGCAGAAGAAACTTGAAGCTACTTATTCGGAACATGAAATAATGTGCACATCATATAAAGAAATGAATTCAAAATGTGATGATCTGCTTGGGAGGAATGAATTGGCTGTTAGTCTATTGCATAAGATGTACAGTGACCTGAGGAAACTTGTGTTTAGTAATGGTGGGACTATGGATGAAGATAAGATAGATTTACAAAGTGAAGTGCTGCCTGATCTGCTGAACTATAATAGCTATCAACCCATCTTGAAACATATTGGGAATATATTGACCGAGAAGCTGGAACTTGAGTCTGTTACCAAGGAGATTAAGTCAGAATTGATGCACAGGGAAACAGAATTGGAAGAATTGAAGATGAAGTGCCTTGGTTTAGATTCTGTTAGTAAGCTAATAGAAGATGTCGTGGGTGTGCTGAATGTGGACATTTCAAAGATCGATATAAATAAATCACCCCTTTCTTGCTTAGATTCATTAGTCTCTAGTCTTGTACAGAAAACCAGAGACACTGAAATCCAGTATCACACGACTAAAGAAGGATATGGATCTAAGGAGATGGAATTGGCTgaattgaaggaaaaaatgCATTTTCTAGACACACTTCGTCttgagaatgaaaatgaaatccTTGTTCTGAAGGAAAGCTTACATCAGGCTGAGGAAGCTCTTACTGTTGCTCATTCTGAATTGCACAAGAAAGCAAATGAACTTGAGCATTCAGAACAGCGGGTGTCCTCCATTCGGGAAAAACTTAGCATAGCTGTTGCCAAGGGGAAAGGGTTGGTTGTACAGCGAGATGGACTCAAGCAATCCCTGGCAGAGACATCCAGTGAATTGGAGAGATGCTTGCAAGAGTTACAGTTGAAAGATACAAGGCTTCATGAGGTTGAAACGAAAGTTAAGACATATGCAGAGGCTGGTGAGCGTGTTGAAGCTCTGGAATCTGAGCTTTCTTATATCCGTAATTCATCTAATGCTTTGAGAGAGTCATTTCTTCTTAAAGATTCAATGCTTCAGAGGATAGAAGAGATATTGGAAGACCTAGATCTGCCAGAGCAGTTTCATTCAAGAGATATAATTGAAAAGATTGATTGGTTGGCTAGTTCAGTTTCAGCAAACTCATTGCCAATTAATGATTGGGAACAGAAGGAAGCTATGGGAGGAGGCTCATACTCTGATGCTGGTTATGTTGTCACGGATTCATGGAAAGATGATAGTCAGCTACGACCAGATTCagatgattttagaaaaaaatttgaggAGTTGCAGAGTAAGTATTATGGGTTGGCTGAGCAAAATGAAATGCTGGAGCAATCATTGATGGAAAGAAACAGCTTAGTTCAGAGATGGGAAGAGCTTGTAAATAGGGTTGAAATGCCTTCACATTTGCAGTCTATGGAGACGGAGGATAAGATTGAATGTATAGGCAGTGCGCTTACTGAGGCTAATCATCATATAGATTCTATGCAGCTGAAGATTGAAAAATATGATAGCTACTGTGGATTGCTAAATGCCGATCTGGAAGAGTCTCAAAGGACAGTGTCTGCTCTTCAAGAAGACCTTAGTGCTCTTACATCTGAAAGAGAGCATCTTTCTGAGAAAATGGAGTCTTTGGTGTATGAGTATGAGAAACTATCATTGCAGACAAGGGAGGCTGAACTTGAGAATGGAAagctgcatgatgaaataactAGTTTGAAGGATAAATTGGAACACAAAACTGCAATTGAAGAACAAATTTTCACTATTGAAGGCAAGATCAGAAAGTTGCGAGACTTGGTTGGTGATGCCTTGTCGGAATCTGAAACAGAAAATATGGTTTCCGGTAGTGCAAATATTGATTCCTTGGAAGAATTGCTGGAAAAGCTTGTAGAAAAGCTGAACATGGAAAGGAAACCATCAGCACAGACAAGAGAAGCTGAACTTGAGAATGAAAAGCTGCATACTGAAATTTCTAGTTTGAAGGATAAATTGGAACAGAAAGCTGCAATTGAAGAACAAATTTTCACCATTGATGGTAAAATCAGAAAATTACAAGACTTAGTTGGTGATGCCTTGTCAGTACCTGAAACAGAAAATCTGGTTTCTTGTAGTGCAAATATTGATTCCTTGGAAGAATTGCTGAGAAAGCTTATAGAAAATCATGCAAAGCTTTCATTAATGAAACCTGCATATGGGGTTGTAGGTGATGGACTCCATTCTCAAAAGGAGGATGCTACACTTCTCGAGGAAAGAAGTATGGATGTGCATGATAAGGAGGCGGCAGATATTGACATATATAAAAGAGATCTGGAGGAGTCTTCAAATGAATTGATGCATGTGAAGGAGGAGAGAAATAGATCTTTGGAAAAGCAAATATCTTTATCAGGTGAAGTTGAAGCTCTGACAAAAAGAATTGAGGAATTGCAAGGGCTTCTTAATCAGGAGGAGCAGAAATCAGCTTCTTTTAGAGAGGAGTTAGCAAGTGAAGTTGAAACTCTGACAAAAAGAAATGAGGAATTGCAAGGGCTTCTTAATCAGGAGGAGCAAAAATCAGCTTCTGTTAGGGAGAAGTTATCAGGTGAAGTTGAAACTCTGACTAAAAGAATTGATGAATTGCTAGGGCTTCTTAATCAGGAGGAGCAGAAATCAGCTTCTTTTAGAGAGAAGTTAAATGTTGCAGTAAGGAAAGGGAAGTCATTGGTGCAACAACGAGACAGTCTAAAGCAAACCATTAAAGATATGACTGTTGAGATGGAGCACTTGAAATCTGAGATAAACAACCGGGAAAACACTCTTGGAGAGCAAGAACAGAAGTTGAGACAGTTGTCAACCTACCCAGATAGGTTAGAAGCTCTTGAATCTGAGAGTTTGCTTCTGAAGAAACATTTGGAAGAAACTGAGCACCATTTGCAGGACCAAGAATATTCTTTGAAACTGATTTTGAACAAGTTGGGTGAGATTGAGGTTGGCGGTGAAGGTCATATAAGTGATCCAGTGAAGAAATTGGAATTGGTTGGGAAGTTATTTTCTGATCTACATAGTGCTGTGGCATCTTTAGAACAAGAATCCAGGAAGTCTAAAAGAGCATCAGAACTCCTCTTGGCAGAGTTAAATGAGGTTCAAGAAAGGAATGATAGTTTTCAGGAGGAGCTCGCAAAGGTGACTGCTGAACTTGTGGATCTCAGAAGAGAAAGGGATTCAGCTGAGGCTGCCAAACTGGAAGCGGTTGCACATCTTGAGGAGGGGAAAAAGAGCCATTTTTCTGACATCATGGAATTAAAATCTAGTATGAACCAAGTCTGCAAAAGCTTTGGTGAGGTTCAGAATTTACTGTGTAATGCTTTTTTCATGGATTTGGAATCTTATCGGAAAGTGGAGGCTGGTCTTGAGTCATGTATGAAAGGAAACAATGATAAAAATGTGGTGGATTCATCCATCACCAAAGAACATGATGGCATTTTACACTGCTCATCTGCTAATAAG AAGAGCTCTGTGTCTGCAGATCCTTGGTCAGATTTTGACAGAATTGACCACTATGATGATAATACTATAGTTGAAATTTCTCGTCTATTTGGGCATCAACTGCAAGAGCTCATGGTGGAGGTTAGTTCTCTCAGGGAAAGAATAAACATGCACTCAAGTTTGGCGCAGGAGACGGACAAAACTCTATCTAAACTAATAGCAAGTATTCAAAGGGAAATGACTTCCCAAAAAGAGGCGTGTGAAACGATGAAGAAAGAAGTAAGTGAGCGAGATGGGGAACTTGCTGTATTACGTGGGAACGTTGCCTATCTTTATGAAGCATGCATTAATTCTGTCATTGTACTTGAAAATGGAAAAGCTGAACTGGTTGGAAGGAAGGTTGAATCTTCAGATCTGGGAATTAACTTGGAAATACCTTCATTTGATGATGGCATATCTGAGGAATGTATTAAAACCCTGACAGATAGATTGCTGTTGAGTGCAAAAGGGTTTGCTAGTTTAAAAACTGAATTTTTAGATGCCAATCAAAAAGAAATGAAGGCTACTATAACAAATTTGCAGAGAGAGCTTCAGGAGaaggatgttcaaagagataGGATTTGCTCAGAACTGGTGAAACAGATCAAGGATGCTGAAGCTGCTGCAAACAGTTACTCTCAAGATCTTCAAGCTTTTAGTCTTCAAGAACATAATATAAAGAAAGAGGTGGAAGCAATTGAGGCAGAAAGGAAGATACTGGAACAGAGAGTGAATGAACTGCAGGATAGACAAGAAACCGCAGCTGAATTAGAGGAGAAAATGAGATCTCAAACTGGTTTACTGGCTGCCAAAGATCAAG AAATCGAAGCACTAATGCATGCACTTGATGAGGAAGAAACGCAGATGGAAGAATTAACAAATAAGATTGTGGATCTTGAAACGgtagttcaacaaaagaatcaaGAGATTGAGAACCTTGGATCTTCCCGTGGTAAGGTTATGAAAAAGCTTTCCATAACTGTTAGTAAGTTTGATGAGCTTCACCACCTGTCTGCAAGTCTCCTTTCTGAGGTTGAAAAGCTCCAATCCCAGTTGCTAGAAAGAGATACTGAAATTTCTTTCTTGAGGCAAGAGGTTACTAGATGCACTAATGATGCTCTTCTTGCATCACAAATGAGCAACCAGAGTTCTGATGAGATCTTTGAGTTCTTGATGTGGGTTGACACAATTGTGTCTCATGATGGGGTGCATGATATACATCCTGATATGAAGAGCAACAGTAAGGTTCATGAATGCAAAGAAATACTTCATAAGAAGCTTACGTCTTTATTGTCAGAATTGGAGAATCTAAGGGAAGTTGCAGAAAGCAAGGATGCAATGTTGCAAATAGAAAGGAGTAAGGTAGAAGAATTGAACTGCAAAACAGAAACTCTTGAGACATCCTTACATGAGAaagaattgcaattgaatttgcTTGAAGGTGTGGAAGAAACTGGAAAGGGAGCTGGCACAAGCTCAGAAATTGTGGAGGTAGAACCAGCA ATGAATGATTGGTCGTCATCTGGTGCTTTTGTAACACCCCAAGTTCGCAGTTTGCGCAAAGGCAATAGTGATCATGTTGCCATTGCTGTAGATGTAGACCCTGGTAGTACTAGTAGGATAGAAGATGAAGAGGACGACAAAG TCCATGGTTTCAAATCCCTCACAACATCCAGAATTGTCCCAAGATTTACTAGACCGTTGACTGACTTGATTGATGGCTTGTG GGTTTCTTGTGATCGGACTCTAATGAGACAACCCATCTTACGGCTTGGAATTATAATTTATTGGGCCATAATGCACGCACTCCttgcattttttgttgtttga